A genomic segment from Pseudomonas sp. S09G 359 encodes:
- a CDS encoding HAMP domain-containing sensor histidine kinase, whose product MRAPFNTLFGRLFGVLLVAIVLAHGLAFFWFHHYGPPPPPPEETFIEQPNGTMKHLPKHKRPWFGGPVVPLTFQFISLIIAAWYGAKLLSRPIQRLSEAAERLSLDLDSPPLDESGPLEAKQAASTFNLMQRRIREQVSQRARMLGAVSHDLRTPLSRLKLRLEQIEDSKLQGQMRQDLNDMIGMLDATLSYLHEQRTSETRHWLDVQALVESMSENAQDQGADVQYSGTSAPLQVQPMALRSCLNNLIDNALRYAGSARIELTDSREALVIRVIDHGPGIAADKREAVFEPFFRLEGSRNRNSGGVGLGMTISKEAAERLGGSLSLEDTPGGGLTAVMWLPRA is encoded by the coding sequence ATGCGCGCCCCCTTCAACACGCTGTTTGGTCGGCTGTTCGGCGTGTTGCTGGTGGCGATTGTGCTGGCCCATGGGCTGGCGTTCTTCTGGTTTCACCACTACGGCCCACCGCCACCGCCGCCTGAGGAAACGTTCATCGAGCAGCCGAATGGCACGATGAAACATCTGCCCAAACATAAGCGCCCGTGGTTTGGCGGCCCGGTGGTGCCCCTAACGTTCCAGTTTATCTCGCTGATCATTGCCGCCTGGTATGGCGCCAAGTTGCTGAGCCGGCCGATCCAGCGCCTGAGTGAAGCCGCCGAGCGCTTGAGCCTGGACCTCGACAGCCCGCCCCTCGACGAATCCGGGCCGCTGGAGGCGAAACAGGCGGCGTCGACCTTCAACCTGATGCAACGGCGCATCCGCGAGCAGGTCAGCCAACGCGCACGCATGCTCGGCGCGGTCTCCCATGACCTGCGCACCCCGCTGTCACGCCTCAAGCTGCGCCTGGAGCAGATCGAAGACAGCAAGCTGCAAGGCCAGATGCGCCAGGACCTGAACGACATGATCGGCATGCTCGACGCCACCCTGAGCTACCTGCACGAACAGCGCACCAGCGAAACCCGGCATTGGCTGGATGTGCAGGCGCTGGTGGAGTCCATGAGCGAAAACGCCCAGGACCAAGGCGCCGACGTGCAATATTCCGGCACCAGCGCACCGTTGCAGGTACAGCCGATGGCGTTGCGTTCGTGCCTCAACAACCTGATCGACAACGCCTTGCGCTACGCCGGCTCGGCGCGTATCGAGCTGACGGACAGCCGCGAGGCGCTGGTCATCCGTGTGATCGACCATGGCCCGGGGATTGCCGCCGATAAACGTGAGGCGGTGTTCGAGCCGTTTTTTCGCCTGGAGGGTTCACGCAACCGCAACTCCGGCGGGGTCGGCCTGGGCATGACGATTTCCAAGGAAGCAGCAGAGCGCCTTGGCGGCAGCCTGAGCCTGGAAGACACCCCTGGCGGCGGCCTGACCGCCGTGATGTGGCTGCCCCGCGCCTGA